ACCCTCGCAGTCTTTGCCGCCGACCTGCCCCGCTCTGGCCTCGCCTTGCTCGGCGGGGGACAAGCGCTGAGCATAGACGGCGTAGCCTACTCGCGTGGTCTGCTCAGCGACGAGCAACAGTGGAGGGCGCTGGTCAACAGCGCACGCGGCTCTGAGTGGCCGGCGCTGGCCGGCTGGAAACCCCAGCTGGACTGGAGCCGGCAGTCGCTGGCCTGGTTGGCCTTCGACGGAGCCACACGGCAGCTGGTCTTCGAAGAGCTTCGCGAGGAGAACGGCACCTCAAGCCTGGTATTTTCGGCCCGCGGCCTGCGCCGTCCCGACCGCCCACAAGGCCCGGTTTCGCTGCTGCTGCTGCGCGTCGACGGTGTCGGGGGCCCAAGCCCCCGCCTGCTGCTGAAAAAACCCGACGGCAGCCTGGCCCCGCCACCGGCGGGCGAAAATGACCCCACCCCCCCGATCGGGTAGCGCCCGGCAACTTTTCTGACGAGAAATCGTTTTCCAAGGCGCTTTTCCCTTGCCAGGACCACCGGGAGAGGAGTAACTTGTCTACCAGCGCCCCCTAGACAACCGTCGGCCATAAACACCCCCTCTGACCGGGGTGTGGGACGCTGCGGCAAAATTGGCGGGCGCGAAGAAGGGGGAGACAGATGAAGGCCAAGCTGCTCACACTCGCTCGCACAAGCGCAGTCGCACTCGCGACAGCGTCGGCTCTTTTTGTACTCCCAAGCCCTGCTGCCGCCCAGGAGATCACTCACGGCCAGGCCCTGGCCATGAACAGCTACGACGGCAACCTGCGCGACCTGCCGGTCACCGACGACTTCCTGCCCGGCCGCTCGGTCATGGAAGGACCCAAGCGACGCATCTATCCCCGCGGCGAGGGCCCGCTCAACTGGACAACGCTGGATCAGCCCGACCCACTGCTCGCGGTGCAACAGCGCGCCAGCGCGTCTCTCAAGTTCGGCTCTACGTCGAGGGCGTTTACCACGCCAACCCTCAACTTCGACGGCCAGGGCAACAGCTTCGTCTCCCCTCCCGACACCGTGGGCGACATAGGACCCACTTATTACATACAGATGATCAACGGCGGCAGCGGCACGCCCTTCCAAGTGTTCAACAAGAGCACCGGGGTAAGCGTGGCCGGGCCCACCAACCTGCACACCTTGTGGTCGGGCAGCGGGGCCTGCTCGTCCGGCCGCGGTGACCCCATAGTAAACTACGACCAGCTCGCTAATCGCTGGGTACTGAGCGAGTTCGCGGGCAGCGGTAACCACCTGTGCGTATACGTCTCCCAGACCTCCGACCCGGTGGCCGGCGGGTGGTACGCCTACGACTTCTCCGTGCCGCAGTTTCCCGACTACCCCAAGTACGGCGTTTGGAACAATGCTTACTACGTAGGCACCAACGAGAACGCCCCGACGGTGTACGCGCTTGACCGCAGCAAGATGCTGGTAGGCGACTCCTCGGCGGCCTACGTCCGCCTGACGGCCCCGCACCTGGCTGGCTTCGGTTTCCAGATGATGCAGCCGGCCGACGCCGACGGTTCGCTGGCTCCGCCCGTGGGATCGCCGGGCATGCTCTTTCGCCATCGCGACGACGAGGTGCACAACGCCGGTTCGAATAACTCGACGGAAGACTACCTCGAAATCTGGAACTTCGACGTAGATTTTTCCAGTCCGGGCAGTTCCACCCTCACCAAGGCCCAGGACATAGCCATGGCCGAGTTCGAGTCGGAGCTGTGTGGCCTGTCGTCGTTCGAGTGCGCCCCGCAGCCGGGAACCGCTACCGGGCTCGACCCGCTGCGCGAGGTGGTGATGCACAGGGTGCAGTACCGCAACATGGGCAGCTACGAAGTCATGGTAGGCAATTTCGTCACCGACGTGGCCGGAGGCTCATCGGATCATCACGGCATACGCTGGTTCGAACTCAGGCGCACCACGGGCGCGAGCAACTGGACCCTGCACCAGGAGGGCACCTGGGCGCCGGATTCGCATCATCGCTGGATGGGCAGCATAGCCATGGACGGCAGCGGCAATATCGCGCTGGGTTACAGCATAAGCAGCAGCACACTTTCACCGGGCATGCGCTACGTGGGCCGCACAGCGGGCGACGCCGCGGGCACGATGACGACCGGCGAGATAACGATAGTGGCCGGCAGCAGCTCGCAGACCGGTAGCACGCGCTGGGGCGATTACAGTTCGATGAACGTAGACCCGGTAGACGAGTGCACTTTCTGGTACACCAACGAGTACATGCCGAACGGCGGCAACTGGACTACCCGCATCGCGAGTTTTCGTTTTGACAGCCCCACCTGCACCGGTGGCATAGGTGAGTGCGGCAACGACACGGTAGAGGGTGGAGAACAATGCGACGGCAGTGATCTCGGGAGCTGCCCGCTGGGTCCCTGCGACCCCGACTGTACCTGCCCCGACGCGGTGTGTGGCAACAACGTGGTGGAGTCAGGCGAAAGCTGCGACGGCAGCCAGCTGGGCTCGTGCTCGGTTGGCCCCTGCGACCCCGACTGTACCTGCCCGGCCCCGGTCTGCGGCAACGACATAATAGAAGAAGGCGAGGCCTGCGACGGCACCGCGACCGGCGACTGCCCCACGGGCAGCTGTGCCGTGAACTGCCAGTGCCCGGACCCGGTCTGCGGCAATAACGTGATCGAACCGGGCGAAGAGTGCGATGGCGCGCAGGACTCGGCCTGCCCCGGCCAGTGCAACGCCGCCGGGAGCGGGGCCGACGAGTGCCAGTGCCAATCGACTTCGGGCGACTGTTGCGAGGTCAACCAGGAGGGTGAGGCCGGCTGCAGTGACCCGACCATAGAGGCCTGCGTCTGTGCGCTTGACGCGTTCTGCTGTGATGAATTTTTCGGCTACTGGGATTCAATCTGCGTAGACGACGTTGATACCTTCGGCTGTGGAACATGTGATGGTGGACCAACCACGACCACTACTACTACGGTCTCGAATACCACCACTACCACGACTACCGTTCCGGCGGGCGGCCTGCCCGACTGCCCGGCCACCCAGTCCGGGGTCTGCGATGGGCCGCTCAAGGGTAGCCTGCTGATCAAGGACAACGGTGGCAGTAGCAAGCTGCTGAAGTGGAAGTGGCTCAAGGGCAGTATCCCGGTACCGACAGTGTTCGGCGACCCGGCGTTCGGTGGAACCGGCTACGCGATGTGCGTGTACAACACCACGCTCGCCAGCGAATTACAGGTGCCCGGCGGTACGGGCTGGAGCTCTAACTCGAAGGGCTTCAAGTACAAGGATACCGCCCTCACCAACGACGGGGTCAAGGCCATAAAATTGCAGTCGGGTAACTCAGCCAAGTTACAGCTGCAGGCCAGGGGCGCGTCGACGCCCACGCCCACACCGGCCGGGCCGGGCATAATGTTCGACATGTCGGCCGGTGTCGTAGCGCAGATACACAGCGCCAACGGTAACTGCTGGTCTACGGGTTTCGCCAGCGTGAACGTGAAGAAGAACAGAGCGAACCTGTTCAAGGCCAAAAAGTAATCCGACGGCGGGTTTACGCGCTCCATCGAGGTGGCCGGCGCCCGGTTTATCAGGGTCGCCAGCCACCTCGACCGGGGCCCCTCCGTTGCGGCGTCGCTCCTGAGCGGTTAGCCTGCCGCCGGTGAGCACCAACCAAGCCCGAGGCCATCTGAGACAAGGCGCCATCGCCCTGGGAATCTTGTCGGCCTGCCTGCTCTATACACTGCTGCCCATATGGCGCCAGGGACCGTCCACCGTCGTACCTGCAGTGGAGCGCCCCGGAAACTGGCAGGCGCTGGTGGAAAACGACGTCCGCTTCGGCGCCTGGGGCACCAGCCGCAACGCCTGGACGCTTACCCACGAACCTTGGAACTTGTTCGACGCCGAGCCCTGCTACCCCGCGACCAATACGCTGGCCTTCGGCAACCCCATGATCTCGCTGGGCGTCCTGGGAGCCCCGGTGCGACTACTGGTCGGCGATCCAGTGCTTACCTACAACGTAGTTGTTGCACTGGTCATGATGTCATCGGCCCTGGCCATGTTCCTGCTGGTGCGCAAGTGGACCGGCGAGCCGGCTGCGGCGCTGGCAGCCGGAATAATGTTCGCCTTTCACCCGGTGGCTTTGAAAGGGCTTCATCACCTGTTCACCTACGACCTGTCATGGATAGTATGGGCGTTGTTCTTCGGATACCGGCTGTTGCACGACGGGCGATTCAGCGACGCGTTGCTGCTGGCGGTGGCACTTGTCATGCAGATGGGTGGCAGTTACTACAGCGCACTTTCTGGACTCATTGTAGGAATACCAATGGGGGCGTGGACCGTGTGGTGCAACCGCGATCGTCGGTTTCCTGCGGTCCCGCTGGGCTTGGCCCTGGTGCTGGTAATAATCGGCGGAGTCCTTATTTACCTGCCCTTCGTTAACACGGGGGCCGAACTCGATTCGAGAGTCAGCTTGCAGACCTTCGCCGCCTGGGGCGACTTCCTGGCCGGCGGCCCACGCTTTACCGGCTGGTGGATGCTGCTGCTGGTTGCGGCCGCTTTTGCCCCCCTGCCGGCCGGGCTGAAAAATCTCACCCGGTGGGCCGGCAACCCACGCTGGGCACTGCTGGCTGCCGCCCTTATGGTCGCGGTCGTAACCACCGGTGGCGCTACGAACCTGGTCAACCTGCTGCCCGGATTTGAAACCATCCGCGTCCCGTTATTTCTGTCCAGGGGCACCCACCTCGCACTTTCAGCCCTGGCCGGTCTGGGCGCGGCGGTACTACTGGCCCTGGCCCCGGCGGAGCGAAAGAAGCCGGCGGGGCTGATCCTGGTTCTTGCCACGCTGGCGTTCACCCTGTTCTTTCCCTTACCCGGCTCAGAACCCCCGGCGATTTACGCGTTAGAGGTGAGGCCGGACAACGCGGAACTGGAACTCTTTGACACCCTCGAGCGCCACGGAAACAGCGGGCCGTTGCTGGAACTGCCCCACCGCAAGGGGGACCTCACGCCACACGCCAAGTCGTTACTGCTGACCTCGTTTCACCATCGGCGCACGTCGGCCTGCTACAACTCCTACGCCCCGCCGGAACTCGAGCAGGTAAGCTCCATCGCCCGCGACATGCCGTCACCGTCGGCCCTTTCCGCCGCCCGGCACCTGGGATTCACCACCATAGTGGTGCGCCACCCAGGGGATGATCCAAAGGCCACGGCGTTGCTCGAACGCATGAAAAAAGTATCTGAGAACCCGAACAGCGGCCTGCGCCTTCTTCACTCCGACGAGTGGCTGTCAGCCTTTACGCTCAGCGCGAACGACTGACACGGCAAGCGCCGCCGCGAACCCCGCGCGCGTAGCTCGTGCCGGCAGCGTTTATGAAAGTACCACTGTTGCCGAAGTTCTTACCCCAGCCAACGTCGCGGATACCGCTGGGCCCATAGGCACCCGAGGTGGACGACCAGTAGCCCGACGACGCGGTCGGGCCGAAGACCGGATCGATGCAGGGGGGCGAGCCCTCGTGACTGCAATCAACGAGAGTCTTGAGCTGGCCTATGGTCGGCAGCTGCCAGTCGCAGACCCCGGCCAGGCAGGCTCCGCGAGTGCCGTTAAGTCGACCGAGAAAATCGAGGAACACGGCGCCGTCGCCCGGCGTGCCACCACGGTCACAACTGCCGTCTTTATCAAGGTCCCGGCACCAGTCGTAGGTATTGTTAACGTGGTGGGTATCGTCGCAGCTTCGCGCGGGCTCGTTTGCGGTAAGAGACTTCGAGTCACAGAACACAGCGGTGCCCAGCTCGCCGGTTTTCTTTTCCCACAACAGGCCGGTCGAATGATCGGCCACGGTACCGTCGCCGCAGTCCTCGAAGCCAACGGTCGTTGCCCCCGCAACCGCCTTCCCCTCGGATCGCTTATGGTCACACAACCCGCAGGCCGCCAACAACATCGCCGAGCCCGTGACGGCCAGCAGCGCTAGAGGCCTCAGCAAAGCTCGCTCTCTCTTTTCATGTTCATCCACAGACCAAAGGACTACACGGCATGTCGCAGGACACAAGTCCCACGCTGCACTGGGCCATGCGCAGCGCGTCGCTTATGGTGCAAGCGTTGTCCTGCGTCCCCGGCGGATTGACGTCGCAGCGGTCAAAAGCCGCTATCGAAGCGCAGCCGCGCAAGCCCACCGAATACTGGGCCACTATCATCGCGTCGATCACGTTGATCGAGCCGTCGGCGGTAACATCACCGCAGCTGGCCTGCCCCAGGCACAGGCCGGCCGAACACTGGTCTCCCGAAGTTCCCGGGTCACCGTCATCGCAGGCCGCGTTGTTGTCCGGGTGCGCACAGGTACCCACCCCGTCGCAGAAATCATCAGTGCAGGGATTGCCGTCGTCGGCGCAGACGGCGTTGTTGGCCGAGTGCGTGCAGAGATTGCCGTTGTTGCAGGCGTCGGTGGTGCAGGGGTCTCCGTCATCGCAGTCAGCCGTGGTCGCGCAGGCAGTGACCTGTCCCATCAAGGCTATGTAGGCCATCTTCTGGTCGTAGTGGTCACTGTTTTCCATCAGCATGGGACAGAAAGCCATCGAGTGCCCCGAAAACATCGTGCCGTAGTTGGCGCTGCACAAATCTTCGTCCTGGCACCAGAAGCCCAAGTAGTCGAAGTCAAAGGCCAGGTTATTGCCGTCGCCGCACCACTCAACGGCCGTGTTCCGCGCACCCGCCGAGTGATAGCCGACTGCGCCGTCGTTGTGCCAGGGCAACAGGAACCACCCGGCGTCGAGCACGAGCTGGTCGCTGCCGCTGACCTGGTCGAGAAAGCCGCCTACGTGGCGCACCGGTACCCCGCGGGTGTTGTTGTGGTCATAGAGCGAGCGAGACTGGGTCGGGCCGATCTGCGAAGAAAGATCACAGCCGAACAGGTCGGCCACCGCGCCCCAGTCAGACAGCGCGCTGCCGCCGCCGTTGCCCGCTGACGTTCGAACCTCGAGGATGTTCCAGTCCAGGACCTCCTGGCAGCTGCCTCCGTCGCAAACCGTGGTGGTAGAGGCCAGCTGGTCGAGCGTGTAGCCCACCACGTTGTCGCCGTTGGAAAAATTGTAGATCACACAGCTGTTGCTGCCCGTGCAACACGCGTCGAGGTAACGGACAAGTGTCTTCGCTGCTATTTGCGTGCCCATAATGTCGGTCTGCACAGCGCGCACGTCGACCGACAGCGCGTTGGCGATACCGCTCACGTCGGCCACCGCGTCGGGTTCGTCGGCGTAGTCCCACTTGGTCGAGCACATTCCACCGACGTGCATAAACGCAATCTGTCCCGAATTTTGAGCGCACTCGAAATCTCCGAGGCAGACAGGCCGGTAGTCGTCGCAGCAGTTGCCCGCTAACTCACAACCAGACTGGCAGGAACAAGTGCCATCATCACCAAGGCCACCACACAAGCTGTCCAGCCCCTCGGAAGGCAGCGCCTCGCAGCGCCCGGCGTTACCGCTGCCTATCAGCCCGGCCTGCGTTTGAACCGGCCCTGCAGCCATGACCACCGCCATCAGCATAAACGCCGCCAATGAGACCAAGGCCTGCTTTCCACCCCTGGTCGAGAGTTCTTTTCCCTGCATTACCCCTGTCTCTTTTTCACGCGGGCCCCGACGCGTGCCACGACCATAACAAGAATGCTGGCCGCCTGTCTACAGCGGCTCGAAAGTAAACGCCCGAATGGCAATTAAACCTCGTCTCCCCCCCGCATGGGTGTGAAACTGGCGACAAATACGCCCTGTAGAGCTGGCGGAGAGGGTGGGTGAGGATTCCNNNNNNNNNNNNNNNNNNNNNNNNNNNNNNNNNNNNNNNNNNNNNNNNNNNNNNNNNNNNNNNNNNNNNNNNNNNNNNNNNNNNNNNNNNNNNNNNNNNNNNNNNNNNNNNNNNNNNNNNNNNNNNNNNNNNNNNNNNNNNNNNNNNNNNNNNATTCCGAGACGTCGAGGAATCCGAGAGGCAATCGATGTCTTGAATAGCCGCCCTGTAGAGCTGGCGGAGAGGGTGGGATTCGAACCCACGGACCCCGGAGGGTCACACGATTTCGAGTCGTGCTCCTTCAACCGGACTCGGACACCTCTCCATTAAAGCTTTTCAGCGGCCGGTAACGCGGCCAAACACGGGGACTATACTTCGCGCAGAGCGGGCTAAGCAAACACGCCTGCCGCCCGGCCGCTGCGAGTCAACGCCGCAGTTCTTCAACCCGCCCACCTTCAGCCCCTGCCCCGGCGCTCAGCGAAGAATTCGCCGAGCAATCGAGCTGACTCTTCGGCCAACACCCCGCCTTCTACCGTAAAACGATGGTTGAGCCGCTCGTCTTCAGCAAGACGGTAGAGACTTACGGCCGCACCGGCCTTGGCATCGAGGGCACCGTACACCAGGCGTTCTATGCGCGCCTGCACAAGCGCCCCCATGCACATGATGCAAGGCTCAAGCGTTACGTAGAGCGTACCCCCCGTGCGGTGGTTACCAAGGCTGGCGGCAGCAGATCTCAATACGACTATCTCGGCGTGCGCGCTGGGGTCGGTGTCGCCCACTGTTCGATTGGCACCGGTCGCGACCACCCTGCCCTTCACTACCAGTAATGCGCCCACCGGAACCTCACCGGCCAGCGCAGCCGAACGTGCTTCGCCGAGGGCCGAGCGCATGTACTCGGTATCTATCGCCCTGCTGGACGAACTCGCCGCCGCAGTATCAGCCACCGGAGATCTCTGTTCAGAGCGGCTCACTTAGCCGCGGGACGGGGCGGCACCAATATCCTGGCCTTGGTGGTATCGCGCGACGGTAGCTTTGGAGGCAAGGCCGGTCGCGCGGCCTTGGGCGGCGGCACAACCCTCTTAGGCCTGGCCGACGAATCTGCCTTCTGGGCTGCGCGCCGGGCAGGCTTCGCAGCAGGCTTGACCTCGATCGCGGCCGGACCCGGCTGCTCGTAGGTTTCAGGCAACGGGTACAGCAGCGCGCCGACGGCAGCCACCACAGCTGCTAAAACAAAAATATATCCCCAGGCGCGTGGCATAGTTTCCGATCCCCGTGCACCAGCTTAGCGAAAGCCGGGCGCGCGCGCACCCCCACGGGGAGAAACGCACCGCCGGTGGGCCGCTAAATGCAGGTCAGGGTCACCGGCTGGCCAACCGACTTCTGCAGCAAACGCAGGGCGTCGCTGGCAGTCACGCTGCCGCCCGCGTCAACGTCGCACACGCTCAGGGCACAAACCTGGCTGCCCACGGCCGCCTGCAACGCAAACAGTGCATCGGATGCAGTCACGATAGTATCGTTATTGGGGTCACCGCAGATAACCGCCGACAGGCAGTCAACGCCGCAGGCCTCGCCCATCGCCCAGGTGGCATTGCCGTCATCGCAAGCCTCGCCGGGGTCAACAGTGCCGTCTCCGCAGGCCGAGCAAGTTCCGTTGTCAGTGCCCTGGCACACACCCAGCACGCAGGCATCGGCGCTCGTGCAGGTGTCACCGTCGTCACAGGAACCCGATGCCTCTGTATGGAGGCATCCGGACGGCACACAGCTGTCGTTGGTGCACACGTTACCGTCATCGCAGTTCGCGTGGGACACCGTGTTCACGCAGGTGTTGGTGCCAAGGTCGCAGCTGTCATCGGTGCAGACAACACCGTCATCGCAGCTCGTTGG
The nucleotide sequence above comes from Candidatus Binatota bacterium. Encoded proteins:
- a CDS encoding DUF1566 domain-containing protein — translated: MLRPLALLAVTGSAMLLAACGLCDHKRSEGKAVAGATTVGFEDCGDGTVADHSTGLLWEKKTGELGTAVFCDSKSLTANEPARSCDDTHHVNNTYDWCRDLDKDGSCDRGGTPGDGAVFLDFLGRLNGTRGACLAGVCDWQLPTIGQLKTLVDCSHEGSPPCIDPVFGPTASSGYWSSTSGAYGPSGIRDVGWGKNFGNSGTFINAAGTSYARGVRGGACRVSRSR
- a CDS encoding nucleoside deaminase, yielding MRSALGEARSAALAGEVPVGALLVVKGRVVATGANRTVGDTDPSAHAEIVVLRSAAASLGNHRTGGTLYVTLEPCIMCMGALVQARIERLVYGALDAKAGAAVSLYRLAEDERLNHRFTVEGGVLAEESARLLGEFFAERRGRG